Proteins from one Anopheles nili chromosome 2, idAnoNiliSN_F5_01, whole genome shotgun sequence genomic window:
- the LOC128730224 gene encoding probable ATP-dependent RNA helicase DDX52: MHTNDLFRKLTCGAKFTPKNKILLKRKLETIDSRPSPKLKTSTKLEKNIVIKQIADYDHAESQESKTNYSAEEETVIKNESYSEESDDDQNDYTKPLRDSNRKKISPERIELHNRLRGNRLRNLNKIHVTKSRHGPKVPNVIESFDEICSTFDVSKQLVSNITACYSKPTPVQMQAIPVLLSGHSLHACAPTGSGKTAAFLIPIINHLKEHMKCGFRALIICPTRELAKQTQREALRLGDNINLRTHVVQTVDEPKRSDYTLNSGRFYDILVSTPNRICYLLSQTPSKIDLSNVQWVVIDEADKLFEDSKNSFRDQLDKILDACTIQNKTLALFSATQTRDVNLWVAKNVPNRIRFSIGLINGAVDLVEQQLLFTGNEAGKLLAFREMVSQGLHPPVLVFVQSKDRAQQLFTELIYDGLNVDVIHSDRTQRERDNVVRAFREGKIWVLICTELMSRGIDFKGVNLVVNYDFPPSAISYVHRIGRTGRAGRPGKAVTFFTKDDTVNLKSIAQLIKSAGGEVPEYMLQLHGSSKQARDNLSRKAPKRSTIRTLPTFELQQLQRKKKFVMQSKGKSNSQNLVSRAKKGTD, translated from the exons atgcATACCAACGATTTGTTTCGTAAGCTTACTTGTGGAGCCAAATTTactccaaaaaataaaattctacTTAAAAGAAAG CTCGAAACAATTGATTCTCGTCCATCGCCAAAACTAAAAACATCAACTAAActggaaaaaaatatcgtgATCAAACAAATAGCTGACTACGACCACGCAGAATCGCAAGAAAGTAAGACGAACTATTCGGCAGAGGAGGAAACAGTAATCAAAAATGAAAGTTACTCTGAAGAGTCGGACGATGATCAGAACGATTATACGAAACCTTTAAGGGACAGTAACAGAAAAAAGATATCCCCGGAACGAATAGAACTACACAATCGACTTCGCGGTAATAGATTGCGAAATCTTAACAAAATTCACGTCACAAAAAGTCGTCACGGTCCAAAGGTACCGAATGTAATTGAATCATTTGACGAAATCTGCAGTACCTTTGACGTTTCGAAGCAATTGGTATCCAATATTACTGCATGTTACAGTAAACCAACACCAGTGCAAATGCAAGCAATTCCAGTGCTTCTCTCTGGGCACTCGTTGCATGCTTGCGCCCCGACCGGTTCCGGAAAAACCGCTGCCTTTCTAATTCCTATTATAAACCATCTGAAAGAACATATGAAATGTGGCTTTAGAGCCCTGATCATTTGTCCAACACGGGAGTTAGCGAAACAGACTCAACGGGAGGCGTTACGACTCGGGGATAACATCAATCTTCGGACACACGTCGTACAAACAGTGGACGAACCTAAACGAAGCGATTATACTTTAAATAGTGGACGCTTTTATGATATCCTAGTGTCGACCCCAAACCGAATCTGCTATTTACTTTCGCAGACTCCTTCCAAAATTGATTTGAGCAA TGTCCAGTGGGTCGTGATCGATGAAGCGGACAAGCTGTTTGAGGATTCGAAAAACTCATTTCGCGATCAGCTGGACAAGATTCTAGATGCATGTACTATTCAGAACAAAACTCTAGCTTTGTTCAGCGCAACTCAAACGCGAGACGTAAATTTGTGGGTCGCCAAAAATGTACCCAACCGTATACGATTCTCTATCGGTCTCATTAATGGCGCAGTTGACCTGGTTGAACAACAGCTTCTTTTCACCGGAAATGAGGCTGGTAAATTACTTGCATTTCGCGAAATGGTATCACAAGGCCTCCATCCGCCTGTGCTGGTATTTGTTCAAAGTAAAGATCGTGCCCAGCAGCTATTCACTGAGTTGATTTACGACGGACTAAATGTGGACGTTATTCACTCTGATCGTACGCAACGAGAACGTGACAATGTTGTTCGTGCGTTTCGTGAAGGGAAAATTTGGGTTCTTATCTGTACAGAACTGATGAGCCGGGGTATCGATTTTAAAGGCGTGAACTTAGTGGTAAACTACGACTTTCCACCATCAGCCATTTCCTATGTGCATCGCATCGGCAGAACAGGTCGTGCAGGACGACCAGGTAAAGCCGTAACATTTTTCACAAAGGACGACACAGTTAACCTTAAAAG TATTGCACAGCTTATAAAATCTGCTGGCGGGGAAGTGCCCGAGTACATGTTGCAATTACACGGTAGCTCTAAACAGGCACGTGATAATCTTTCacgaaaagcaccaaaacGGAGTACCATTCGAACTCTTCCTACATTTGAATTGCAACAAttacaaagaaagaaaaaatttgTCATGCAAAGTAAAGGAAAATCTAATTCACAGAACCTAGTCTCAAGAGCTAAGAAAGGAACGGATTAA
- the LOC128730225 gene encoding uncharacterized protein LOC128730225, with the protein MESREELNSRLRRELHDGLCEAERITELVKDRDFVVEARKSLSKIKSVTDTQTRKKLNSKDTETVNDTSNSPHKASLKPKENKIKRSRRTSDTSSNTLKLKKSRTSEAENAVPMEEIPMYITDSETDGEEMHLPEPNVQLKQSSQFNIDVNVHCHSDFFTQCCLCNHHGDDMVRHYVYSHPTKTVFISRFTPAQADLIRKDPYGISGRRVISRFGDKEAISFRCYFCNWQICETVDKWIHHISTHTGEYRYKCRSCPTVALNPYDNISHHKHCYDPSIVIWNNFSFDENHLYAYMCDMCNFVQVHYLSMQNHIKLDHQSIVQEITFIRFSLVNFGIHNTNDESSIKLEPIFDDCTVPTIREIIENQVDSSCSEQTTMIIKLEPDEQLSVDNETVSTRVNQQCHDKIMFEAESVNDVIEMPISNQNVSDRATAPPLARCIPTTANQSLPRPANGFIKLRKNNNLTSSLPATVFNSISSSVLHEKRRENFHATHVPNVSDIPAVISTTSYTQSNMISMKPWISLHKRLDSIKLTQQFLLSFFKCYGFNCGFHSDDAEAMRIHLGDHHNICKLRKGNYTWLQCCYCNYEGSSIKKLLEHIESKHQFCAFQCNRCFYRSRDCNSVFIHQNYHHRENEAKNRVLCLSSQCKEFNLIDQDRIIIKMNDTVKSLNCSICSKRNIFDLKVYRSHMESHKYHFVVCHICGEMIISNSMMEHIKSHNIDLYQCVYCVFGTDKMWLVYKHVVDAHPHKMLCYHVRGARCPNPSAPFVRVQSAIIPERLLHF; encoded by the exons ATGGAATCTCGTGAGGAACTGAACTCTCGTCTTCGTCGGGAGCTGCATGATGGTTTGTGTGAGGCTGAGCGTATTACTGAACTAGTGAAAGATAGAGACTTCGTTGTTGAAGCTAGAAAATCTctttcgaaaataaaatctgtTACCGACACACAAACAAG AAAAAAGCTAAACTCCAAGGATACTGAAACCGTGAACGATACGTCCAATTCTCCCCACAAAGCATCCTTGAAACCCAAAGAAAACAAGATAAAACGTAGCAGGCGAACATCGGACACATCCTCAAACACTTTGAAGTTGAAGAAATCGCGTACGAGTGAGGCTGAAAACGCCGTACCAATGGAAGAAATTCCAATGTATATAACAGATAGTGAGACcgatggcgaagaaatgcaCTTACCAGAACCAAATGTGCAACTTAAACAGTCATCTCAATTTAATATCGACGTTAATGTGCATTGCCATAGTGACTTTTTCACACAGTGTTGCTTGTGTAATCACCATGGAGATGATATGGTGCGGCACTATGTGTATAGCCATCCAACTAAGACTGTTTTTATAAGTCGATTTACCCCTGCTCAAGCGGATTTAATAAGGAAGGATCCATATGGCATTAGTGGCCGAAGAGTTATTTCACGATTTGGTGATAAGGAAGCGATAAGTTttcgttgttatttttgtaattGGCAAATATGTGAAACTGTGGATAAATGGATACATCATATTTCAACTCACACCGGAGAATATCGATACAAGTGCAGGTCATGCCCGACGGTTGCACTTAacccttatgacaatatatcGCATCATAAGCATTGCTACGACCCATCGATAGTCATATggaacaatttttcttttgacgAAAACCATTTGTACGCATACATGTGTGATATGTGTAACTTCGTGCAAGTTCACTATCTGAGCATGCAAAATCATATCAAATTGGACCATCAAAGCATTGTTCAAGAAATCACTTTTATCCGCTTTAGTTTAGTTAATTTTGGTATCCACAACACCAATGATGAGAGCAGCATAAAATTGGAACCAATTTTCGACGACTGTACCGTTCCTACTATAagagaaataattgaaaatcaagTGGATTCTTCCTGTTCTGAACAAACTacaatgataataaaattagAACCAGACGAACAATTATCTGTGGACAACGAAACAGTTTCAACCCGCGTAAACCAGCAATGCCATGATAAAATAATGTTTGAGGCTGAATCAGTAAATGATGTGATCGAAATGCCAATCTCGAATCAAAACGTTAGCGATCGCGCAACGGCACCACCATTAGCGAGATGTATTCCTACTACTGCTAACCAATCACTGCCTCGTCCAGCTAACGGTTTTATAAAACTGCGCAAGAATAATAATTTAACTTCATCATTGCCAGCGACAGTATTTAACAGTATTTCTTCGTCCGTTTTACacgaaaaaagaagggaaaatttCCATGCCACTCATGTGCCAAATGTTTCAGACATTCCTGCAGTAATCTCAACAACATCATACACGCAATCTAATATGATATCCATGAAACCTTGGATAAGTCTACATAAGAGACTTGATAGCATCAAATTAACACAACAATTTTTGTTATCGTTCTTCAAATGTTACGGTTTTAACTGTGGGTTTCACTCTGATGATGCCGAGGCAATGAGAATACATCTAGGAGACCACCATAACATTTGTAAGTTACGAAAGGGTAACTACACCTGGTTACAATGTTGCTACTGTAATTATGAAGGATCCAGTATCAAGAAGTTATTGGAACACATAGAATCAAAACACCAGTTCTGTGCCTTTCAATGCAATCGTTGCTTCTATCGGAGCCGAGATTGTAATAGTGTATTTATCCATCAAAATTATCATCATAGAGAAAACGAGGCGAAAAATAGAGTGTTATGTTTGTCGTCGCAATGCAaagaattcaatttaattgatCAGGACAGAATCATTATCAAAATGAACGACACGGTGAAATCGCTAAATTGTTCAa TATGttcaaaaagaaacatttttgatCTCAAAGTTTATCGTAGTCATATGGAATCGCATAAATATCATTTCGTTGTATGCCACATTTGTGGTGAAATGATTATATCAAACAGCATGATGGAGCATATCAAATCGCACAATATTGATCTGTATCAATGTGTTTACTGCGTTTTTGGAACTGACAAAATGTGGTTAGTTTACAAGCATGTAGTGGATGCGCATCCTCATAAAATGCTTTGCTATCACGTACGAGGAGCACGG tgTCCGAATCCTTCGGCTCCATTTGTGAGAGTACAAAGTGCTATAATACCGGAACGTTTATTACACTTTTAG
- the LOC128720463 gene encoding MRG/MORF4L-binding protein: MATALREKLDIEQLEWTPEEELQLFLAMEGTRPVGINKHFYMACIVERLSKSLQREIGSESVWYHLRTMYNLKALDELESVALLNDESDFCLPESDFSILIAKRRQEDAERNVALAINEQDLRKQDAKMEASIVKPVSKIVVPARDVKDLEKDETKDRDSGPIKIKAKTIDNVCGNDGGPKRAQKRTRGSMSNDPIHSNNTSPANTPPNGPNTKRRRI, from the exons ATGGCAACAGCACTTCGTGAAAAATTGGATATTGAACAGTTGGAATGGACACCTGAGGAAGAATTGCAACTATTTCTGGCAATGGAGGGTACAAGACCGGTTGGTATAAATAAACACTTCTATATGGCGTGTATCGTGGAGAGATTGTCGAAGTCTCTGCAACGCGAGATTGGTAGCGAATCCGTCTGGTACCATCTTCGTACTATGTACAACCTTAAGGCGCTGGATGAACTGGAATCAGTAGCATTACTTAACGATGAGAGTGATTTCTGTTTGCCTGAATCAGACTTTAGTATTCTCATCGCCAAGCGTCGGCAGGAAGATGCCGAACGAAATGTTGCATTAGCAATAAACGAACAGGATTTAAGAAAGCAAGATGCAAAAATGGAGGCCTCAATTGTGAAACCTG TGTCCAAAATTGTTGTACCTGCAAGAGATGTCAAGGAtttggaaaaggacgaaacaaaagatCGTGATTCAGGGCCCATTAAAATTAAGGCCAAAACTATCGATAATGTTTGTGGCaatgatggaggaccgaaacGAGCACAAAAACGAACACGTGGTTCTATGTCCAACGATCCGATCCATTCTAATAATACTAGCCCtgcaaacacaccaccaaacgGGCCAAATACAAAGCGGCGACGCATTTAG
- the LOC128720040 gene encoding nuclear pore complex protein Nup75 encodes MENRITFNMASKEHLSDIAIPNSLSKQLGMNTAWISDQQFACFAFNNVKRNRAPSQSPFPVDINLVGADFIFEEPTIRSMMTECSRIFYEVQRLRYGLVEGSTKSIDFVKISQRYRSSVRKALDKMNMLVTENADTTPVPEGYRNLISLFYSIECTWHLLEFLVIDSNSSGAIVLPLLEWIRFHFPGPERTATEMLQSGREVDNQENYWAVVKGLILQGQTTIARALLRVHTSSETHCFQVAEQLLQSIPIYSVYSGLSVHRYKTQWQCWCDNVRSLIAAGNFGAEPNLEELLRLISGDRKAWTNQFSSASCWYEYFPGYLLYTDSSCKYYQLGQYANDWITLFIERPKPSAAPGIFGDRQFKFLDKLILSVMENNLVDVLQQVQMFPDNRWFAVHIVDLLYHAGLLETGAGVANEKQALGDDFSDGQLVRESLLYDFGCLLMSHSSFWQLGMDYLEFSSSEGLGARECLLARVPFRTARQAARIIAVARQNNYPEVVMEVCKVLTKRSLAVKNYSGALDWAIQSRDSSYVRDVANIFLEHYCNNGELLCEKHIAHLGSKVFVSSRLVFLKKYYDFRKFYREQAYSNAAELLVSLMDSKIMPSYFWPCLMSDAIPLLEFKEPIIPSKETLTILEHLQMDLVPMLEQRRLESQQNDASNNCREKQMTEPSGNNHDSEELMENHDQTALIPKFASNLLNNCTEDLIKMLRLACARNLSRALIIENTVNT; translated from the exons ATGGAGAACAGAATAACCTTTAATATGGCTTCAAAAGAGCATTTGTCCGACATT GCAATACCCAACTCGCTAAGTAAACAACTCGGGATGAACACCGCTTGGATATCGGATCAGCAATTTGCGTGCTTTGCCTTCAACAATGTAAAACGCAACCG TGCCCCGTCGCAAAGCCCGTTTCCCGTAGACATTAACCTTGTCGGagctgattttattttcgaagAACCTACGATACGTTCCATGATGACCGAATGTAGTCGCATATTTTATGAAGTACAGCGTTTGCGTTACGGTTTGGTTGAAGGTAGTACCAAATCGATTGACTTTGTAAAAATTTCCCAGAGATATCGTTCGAGCGTGCGAAAAGCTTTGGATAAAATGAATATGCTTGTCACGGAAAACGCCGATACTACACCTGTTCCAGAGGGCTACCGAAACCTAATAAGTTTGTTTTACTCTATCGAGTGTACTTGGCATTTACTGGAATTTCTCGTCATCGATAGTAATTCCTCTGGTGCGATCGTTTTACCGCTACTCGAGTGGattcgctttcattttcctGGTCCGGAGCGTACGGCAACCGAAATGCTGCAGAGCGGTAGGGAAGTTGACAACCAAGAAAACTACTGGGCTGTTGTGAAAGGATTGATACTACAAGGGCAAACAACTATCGCACGTGCTCTGCTACGTGTGCATACCAGCTCAGAGACTCACTGTTTCCAGGTTGCCGAGCAATTACTCCAGTCCATACCTATCTACAGTGTGTACAGTGGTCTTTCGGTGCACCGCTACAAAACGCAATGGCAATGCTGGTGCGACAATGTACGTTCGCTAATTGCTGCTGGAAACTTTGGAGCAGAACCGAATCTGGAGGAGCTTCTGCGTCTCATTAGCGGCGATCGTAAAGCATGGACGAATCAATTTTCATCTGCTTCTTGCTGGTACGAGTATTTTCCTGGATACTTGCTTTATACTGACTCTAGCTGCAAATACTATCAGCTCGGGCAGTATGCCAATGATTGGATCACTCTTTTCATTGAACGTCCGAAGCCTTCCGCTGCACCCGGAATCTTCGGTGATCGTCAGTTCAAGTTCCTAGACAAATTGATACTGTCCGTGATGGAGAACAATCTTGTTGATGTGCTGCAGCAAGTTCAAATGTTTCCAGACAATCGCTGGTTTGCGGTTCATATCGTCGATTTGCTTTACCATGCTGGATTGCTAGAGACTGGAGCCGGTGTTGCGAATGAGAAACAGGCATTGGGGGACGATTTCTCTGACGGTCAGCTGGTTCGAGAATCGTTACTGTATGACTTCGGATGTTTGCTCATGTCGCATAGTTCGTTTTGGCAGTTAGGGATGGATTATTTGGAGTTTTCATCTTCGGAAGGATTAGGTGCCCGGGAATGTCTGCTGGCCCGGGTTCCTTTTCGCACTGCCCGTCAAGCGGCACGAATAATAGCTGTAGCACGCCAGAACAATTATCCGGAAGTAGTGATGGAAGTATGCAAAGTATTAACCAAGCGCAGTCTCGCTGTTAAGAACTACAGTGGTGCGCTGGACTGGGCGATTCAATCTCGGGACAGCTCTTACGTACGTGACGTTGCAAACATATTCCTGGAGCACTACTGTAATAACGGGGAGCTCTTGTGCGAGAAGCATATTGCTCACCTCGGCTCGAAAGTATTTGTTTCATCACGGCTGGTTTTTCTCAAAAAGTACTACGACTTCCGTAAGTTCTACCGCGAGCAAGCGTATTCGAATGCTGCAGAACTGCTGGTTAGCTTGATGGACTCCAAAATTATGCCCTCATA TTTTTGGCCATGTCTCATGTCTGATGCCATACCGCTACTAGAGTTCAAGGAACCGATCATTCCATCTAAAGAGACACTTACCATCCTCGAACACCTGCAGATGGATCTCGTTCCGATGTTGGAACAACGTCGTTTGGAGTCGCAACAAAATGATGCCAGTAACAATTGtcgtgaaaaacaaatgactGAACCTTCAGGAAACAATCATGATAGTGAAGAATTGATGGAAAATCATGACCAAACTGCATTGATACCAAAATTTGCTTCCAATCTGCTGAACAACTGCACCGAGGATCTAATCAAAATGCTGCGGTTGGCGTGTGCCAGAAATCTTTCGCGCGCCCTGATAATTGAGAACACTGTCAACacttaa
- the LOC128731182 gene encoding uncharacterized protein LOC128731182, translating to MSAPEDTTVTAQLAPDNHFQQNVQPSGASTFSLAPATSAPGTTPSPTASVTAATAAVTNAASPSVTTLSVAVAANGSGACSSVTSPANNGSNSGHNSNSECPINKEPTASYSINNTAAPDGSNNNGASVQGDATDATSSCDSEKVAADDSSSLVVGCSSSDNAVVGAATSDSGTSIEPSSSGRASTPITTFSPISAASIVGDTTAAKPLTVSASTSSVVSANAAPAVTNGGGGSSTDRVLMPPGSTSTIRGREVADKHSLEYHCRMLEEELHSVKESEAKIKQQYSESQRRERILARRLAVKEQEMQDYAGQIAELKSAQAPGPAALRSALLDPAVNILFQKLKAELQATKAKLEETQNELSAWKFTPDSNTGKRLMAKCRLLYQENEELGKMTSNGRLAKLESELALQKSYNEEVKKSQLELDDFLQELDEDVEGMQGTIVFLQQELKQTKDSRDELEKELVQLRTYMTANLGPFSSSATNPTSGSTPTDERNSTMMLLMEAQDSNSNSNSHSHGAYHHPEGGGPDSIGGDGGGGDDGSGVGDIGAGITPIYLVNGGGTVSSVASSRLVNKSSSSDDQDMMVYSNRTHCGGVVTNSVELRTTPTTGGGVLSALAPSAVPPTSASDQTVINSSSSSSSNTTAVNGTSIAVAAVGRGGESLVNELKDPLLLSSDGDGNSSAQSGRTSDGNIGSNSGGNDFVTSGNSVNSTSSNSAAVKQHQQQQQQQQQPRSNNNGGRNGGRTTVAARKRNYNDTEVDSVDPLQTDGSASVVVGVVGEAFGNESVDGGVLVGDGSVADVSASAGVLGVANGKLLNATDGSLLPDQQDVETNSNKRMTRSGKGKAVSSSSMSTTASSIQSSSSTSVNASNVLMTSAAKKLRRGSVAPDDEKDPLGETLLPQQQTQQQQSQQPHLHHSQQTISSTNGSN from the exons ATGAGTGCCCCTGAAGACACCACTGTTACTGCACAACTTGCTCCCGATAATCATTTCCAGCAAAATGTGCAACCATCAGGAGCGTCCACTTTTTCGCTTGCTCCAGCAACATCAGCGCCAGGAACAACGCCATCTCCAACAGCGTcagtaacagcagcaacagcagcggttACGAATGCTGCCTCGCCTTCAGTTACCACGCTGAGTGTTGCTGTAGCAGCCAACGGAAGCGGTGCTTGCTCATCAGTCACCTCTCCCGCCAACAACGGAAGCAATAGCGgccacaacagcaacagtgaATGTCCCATAAACAAAGAACCCACTGCCTCCTACAGCATTAACAATACTGCAGCTCCTGATGGAAGCAATAACAATGGAGCCAGTGTCCAGGGCGATGCTACCGATGCTACAAGCAGTTGTGATTCAGAAAAGGTAGCAGCAGACGATTCCAGCTCCCTCGTGGTCGGCTGTTCTAGCTCTGATaatgctgttgttggtgcCGCCACGTCAGACAGTGGAACATCAATAGAACCCAGCTCGTCTGGTAGGGCATCAACACCTATTACGACGTTCTCTCCGATCTCTGCGGCATCCATAGTTGGGGATACCACGGCGGCGAAGCCATTAACAGTGTCCGCAAGTACATCGTCGGTGGTTAGTGCTAATGCCGCCCCAGCGGTAACAAACGGAGGTGGAGGAAGCAGTACTGATCGCGTACTAATGCCACCTGGTAGTACAAGCACAATTCGCGGTCGCGAAGTGGCTGACAAACACTCACTGGAATACCACTGCCGAATGCTCGAGG AGGAGTTGCACTCGGTGAAGGAGTccgaagcaaaaatcaaacaacagtATAGCGAGTCTCAACGTCGGGAGCGCATTTTGGCTCGCCGGCTTGCGGTTAAAGAGCAGGAAATGCAAGACTATGCG GGTCAAATTGCTGAACTTAAATCTGCACAAGCGCCTGGTCCAGCAGCACTGCGATCGGCTTTACTGGATCCTGCTGTTAATATACTCTTTCAGAAGCTCAAAGCGGAGCTCCAAGCTACTAAGGCAAAGTTAGAAGAGACACAAAACGAGCTATCGGCGTGGAAATTTACGCCAGATTCGAATACCGGCAAGCGATTGATGGCCAAGTGTCGTCTGTTGTACCAAGAGAATGAGGAGCTGGGCAAAATGACATCGAACGGACGGTTAGCGAAGCTCGAGAGCGAACTTGCTTTGCAGAAGAGCTACAATGAGGAGGTGAAGAAATCCCAGCTAG AGTTGGATGATTTTCTTCAAGAATTGGATGAGGATGTTGAGGGCATGCAGGGCACGATTGTGTTTCTTCAACAGgagctaaaacaaacaaaggacTCGCGGGACGAGCTGGAAAAGGAGCTTGTTCAACTTCGCACATACATGACCGCCAACCTCGGACCTTTCTCCAGCAGCGCCACCAATCCTACGAGTGGTAGCACACCCACGGATGAGCGCAACTCGACAATGATGCTTCTGATGGAAGCGCAGGACAGcaatagcaacagcaacagtcacAGTCACGGTGCCTACCACCACCCAGAGGGCGGTGGTCCCGACAGcatcggtggtgatggtggtggcggagaCGACGGTAGTGGAGTTGGTGATATAGGAGCCGGTATTACCCCGATCTATTTAGTGAATGGTGGCGGCACCGTCAGCAGTGTTGCCAGCAGCAGACTGGTGAATAAAAGTTCAAGTAGTGATGATCAAGATATGATGGTGTACAGCAATCGGACGCACTGTGGTGGCGTAGTTACGAATAGCGTTGAGTTACGAACTACACCGACAACCGGGGGCGGCGTATTGTCAGCACTGGCTCCATCAGCAGTGCCACCAACATCTGCCTCTGACCAGACcgtcatcaacagcagcagtagcagcagcagtaacacGACAGCAGTGAATGGTACGTCCATTGCAGTTGCAGCAGTAGGTCGTGGTGGTGAATCGTTAGTTAATGAACTTAAAGATCCGTTGCTACTCAGTTCGGATGGTGATGGCAACAGTAGCGCCCAAAGCGGTAGAACTAGCGACGGCAATATTGGTAGCAATAGTGGTGGCAACGACTTTGTCACCAGCGGTAACAGTGTGAATAGtacgagcagcaacagcgctGCGGTaaagcagcaccaacaacagcagcaacaacaacaacaaccgagATCAAACAATAACGGTGGACGAAACGGTGGACGAACAACAGTGGCTGCTAGGAAGCGCAATTATAACGATACCGAGGTTGATTCGGTAGACCCCCTGCAAACCGATGGCAGTGCTAGTGTCGTagttggtgttgttggtgaagCATTCGGAAACGAAAGTGTTGATGGTGGTGTGCTAGTGGGGGATGGTAGTGTTGCAGATGTTAGTGCTAGTGCTGGTGTTCTTGGGGTTGCGAATGGGAAGCTGTTGAATGCTACGGACGGTTCACTCCTGCCCGATCAGCAGGATGTCGAaacgaacagcaacaaacgcaTGACACGGTCGGGTAAGGGCAAAGCAGTGTCTTCATCTTCGATGTCGACCACGGCGTCCAGTATACAGTCCTCTTCGTCGACGTCTGTCAACGCTTCAAACGTTTTAATGACGAGTGCCGCGAAAAAGCTCCGGAGAGGTTCCGTCGCTCCAGATGATGAAAAAGACCCATTGGGCGAAACTCTGCTACCACAACAGCAgacgcagcaacaacaatcgcAGCAACCACATCTTCACCATTCGCAGCAAACGATATCGTCGACCAACGGGTCGAATTAA